The Xiphophorus couchianus chromosome 14, X_couchianus-1.0, whole genome shotgun sequence genome includes a region encoding these proteins:
- the bmp15 gene encoding bone morphogenetic protein 15, translated as MKATRAKHGFLRVCVLTCFIYLLCSTCTGVLTGRKMASRQPALKRSRQSHRGAHHRPLTDEQKADQNLQFMLNLYRSAAEPDGRPKQHRKFGSNTVRLVRPAASSVHYLPASGDLTYTFTVQYKVDTLPSEQLVRASFVHLRTSSIPSGTTQAVEPPLCRAQITSLGTSSLVTLEPHQRWTETDITAHVSAHILQEKDQGEQGHLTLIAQYWCTKPADGDAGPSSWWTPLWGRRRWSGEPQLEVPSLLLYLEEERKVKEWMGDLLGAEGENLMRRVGWWEQPTIRRRRSSKEESSKDSSLDELKDALASSLSSSTSSPASIFSDIPNYKRKTEVPKNRCKLHSFNLAFNELGLGHYFIAPRVYNPRYCQGDCPRVLHYGYHSPNHAIIQTLIKELGVGDVPPPSCVPYKYMPMSVLVVYKKKVDYRELEDMVAESCTCR; from the exons ATGAAGGCGACCCGCGCAAAGCACGGCTTTCTGCGTGTCTGCGTCCTGACCTGTTTCATCTACCTGCTGTGTTCCACCTGTACCGGAGTCCTCACCGGGCGAAAGATGGCCTCCCGCCAGCCCGCGCTGAAGCGCAGCCGGCAGAGTCACCGAGGCGCGCACCACCGGCCGCTGACGGACGAGCAGAAGGCCGATCAGAACCTGCAGTTCATGCTCAATTTGTACAGGAGCGCAGCCGAACCAGACGGCAGACCCAAGCAGCACCGGAAGTTCGGCTCCAACACGGTGCGCCTTGTCAGACCCGCGGCGTCCTCGGTCCACTACCTGCCCGCTTCAGGAG ATCTCACCTATACCTTCACTGTACAATACAAAGTGGACACTCTACCCTCAGAGCAGCTTGTCAGAGCTTCATTTGTCCACCTGCGCACCTCCTCCATACCCTCTGGCACCACCCAAGCTGTAGAGCCACCCCTCTGCAGGGCTCAGATCACCTCACTAGGCACCAGCAGCCTGGTCACCCTGGAGCCCCACCAGCGTTGGACGGAGACGGACATCACGGCACATGTCAGTGCCCACATCTTGCAAGAAAAGGATCAGGGTGAGCAAGGACACCTCACCCTCATCGCCCAGTATTGGTGCACAAAACCTGCTGACGGGGACGCCGGTCCCTCGTCATGGTGGACTCCTCTTTGGGGTAGAAGGCGCTGGAGCGGTGAGCCTCAGCTGGAAGTCCCCTCTCTTCTTCTGTATttggaggaagagaggaaggtAAAGGAGTGGATGGGGGACTTACTCGGGGCTGAGGGGGAAAACCTAATGAGGCGAGTCGGGTGGTGGGAGCAGCCTACGATTCGCCGCCGGCGTAGCTCCAAAGAGGAGTCCTCCAAAGATTCTTCTCTGGATGAGCTAAAAGATGCTCTCGCCTCCTCCTTGTCTTCATCCACCTCCTCTCCAGCATCCATCTTTTCCGACATCCCGAACTACAAACGCAAAACTGAAGTCCCAAAGAACCGCTGTAAGCTCCACTCCTTCAACCTGGCGTTCAATGAACTCGGCTTGGGTCATTACTTCATTGCTCCCCGGGTCTACAACCCCAGATACTGCCAAGGGGACTGCCCAAGGGTGCTCCACTATGGCTACCACTCGCCCAACCACGCCATCATCCAGACACTCATCAAAGAGCTGGGAGTCGGGGACGTCCCTCCACCATCTTGTGTTCCCTACAAGTACATGCCCATGAGCGTATTGGTTGTCTACAAGAAGAAGGTGGACTACAGGGAACTGGAGGACATGGTGGCCGAGTCTTGTACATGTCGTTAA